The region CTTCCACCCATTCCCCTTTTTCCAGACCTTCACAGTTCTGATCAATCTTGATAATCCCGTCGGCCCGGACCATGGTGGAGATAAGCCCTGATTTTCCCAGGATGGGCGTGGCCTCCCAGCCGGTCTCTTTTTCCTGAATGGAAACCCGGATATAATCTTCCCGTCCCTGGGCCGAAGCGATATTTCTGGTCAATCGGGCCTTCCCCTTTGGGATGGGCCTTAAGGCCTTTTCCCCTTCCAATTGATGTAAACAGGGTTTGACGAAGATGGAGAAGATAACCATGGCCGAAGCGGTATGACCCGGCAGGCCCCAAAGGATTTTGTTGCCGACACGGGCCAGGAGGGTCGGTTTACCGGGACTGATGGATATACCGTGGGCCAGGATATCGGCCCCTGGGAAGCTGTGAATGACCTCCAGGGTGAAATCCCGGGTCCCTACCGAACTCCCGCCTGAGATCAGGATCACATCGGCCAGGTCCAATCCTTTCCGGCAAAGGGTCTCCAGATCCTTAACATGGTCTTTGGTCCGGCCTAAAAATTCCGGTACGGCGCCGGCCTCGGCTGCCAGGGCCTGAACCGTGACGGCATTGATGTCCCGAATAAACCCGGGGGCGGGGTGTTTTTCGACAGGCACAATTTCATCCCCGGTAGAAATAATAGCGACTCTGGGCTGTTGATAGACCGGTAATTCCAGTATCCCCAAGCCGGCCAGCAAACCAAGGTCTTGAGGCCGAAGACGCCGGCCGGCCGTCAGGACAGGGTGCCCTTTTTTGACGTCCTCTCCTACCTGAATGATATGATCCAAAGGAGAGACCGGTTTAAAGATCTCTATGGTCTGGTGGTCGAGGGTTTGGGAATGCTCGATCATGGCTATAGCATCGGCTCCGGGGGGCAGCATCCCGCCGGTGGCGATCCGGAAACAATGCCCGGATTCAACGGGCGTCAATATCTCCTGGCCCATGGCCACCTCTCCGGACAGGGTCAGCCAGGCCGGGACGGCTTCCGAGGCCCCAAAGGTATCCCTGGCCCGCACGGCATAGCCGTCCATGGTGGCCCTGGGGAAATGGGGAAGGTCCTCCGGAGAGAGGATGTCCCCGGCCAGGACCCGCCCAAGACCTTCGTTTAAGCGGACCATTCCCCGGCTAAGACATGAAAAAGTCTCAATAATTTGAAAAATTTCTTTGGAGGTTTTGACCTTGAAGAATGGTTTCATAAAATCAACGGAATCCTTTGAAAAAATTTTATCGGTTGACACCAATTCTTATTAGCATTATTATGTAAAAAATGACATAGTATTGCAACAGAAAAACCTAAAAACCTGACCATGCTTCTGGACCCCTACAACCGCCGTCTTAATTACCTCCGGATCTCCCTGACCGACCGCTGCAACCTGCGCTGTGTCTATTGTATGCCGGAACAGGGGGTCCCGAAATTTATTCATGAGGATATCCTGAGTTATGAAGAATTGTTAAGGCTGGCCCGGTTGAGTGTCCGGTTAGGGATTGAAAAAATCCGCCTCACCGGCGGGGAACCCCTGGTCCGGAAAAACCTTCTGAATTTCATTGCTTCTTTAAGGGAAATACCCGGCATACGGGATATCAGCCTGACCACCAATGGCGTCCTGTTAGCCCAGCAGGCCCAGGCCTTATGGGAGGCCGGAGTCAAAAGGATCAATATCAGCCTGGACACCCTGGTGGCAAAAAAATATGCCGAAATTACCCGATTCGATTTTTTTGACCAGGTTTGGAAGGGGATTCAAGAGGCCGAACGGATCGGTTTTTCACCGATCAAAATCAATGTGGTGGCCCTGAAGGGGATCAACGACGATGAAATCCTGTCTTTCGGCCGATTGTCTTATGAAAAACCCTACCATATCCGCTTTATTGAATTTATGCCGGTGGGTCAGGAAAACGGCTGGAAGACCGAACGGTTTCTCTCCTCGGAAGAAACCTTAACCCAATTACAGGAGTTGGGACCTCTTTTCCCGGTTAATGGCCATGGTCTGGATGGTCCGGCCAAACGGATGGCCTATGCCGGGGCCCGGGGGGAAATCGGTTTGATCAGCCCCATCAGTGAACATTTCTGTCCCACCTGTAACCGCCTGCGCCTGACGGCTGAAGGCTTGCTGAGGGTCTGTATCTTTTCCGATACCGAGAGCGATTTGCGAACGCCCCTGCGCCAGGGGGCTTCGGATGAGGTCCTGGAGGCCGTCATCAAGGAGGCCATCACCCGAAAACCCAAAGAGCACCCCGTTGAGTTGAGCCCCCTGCCTCGAAAATGCCAGCGTCAGATGTCAAAAATCGGGGGGTAATTCTTGCATGTTTTTCTCCCATATCATCGCCGAAAGAAAAATCCAGGAAGCCATCCGGAACGGGGAGCTGGACAACCTGCCAGGAAAAGGAAAACCCCTGCAACTGGAGGATGACAGCGGCATTCCCGAAGACCTGCGGCTGGCCTACAAGATATTAAAAAACGCCGATTGTTTGCCTCCGGAAGTGGAACTCAAAAAGGAGATTGTACGCTTACGGGATCTGTTGGAAGGTATTGAAGATGTGGATGAGAAATACCGCCTGATGAAA is a window of Deltaproteobacteria bacterium DNA encoding:
- a CDS encoding molybdopterin molybdotransferase MoeA, encoding MKPFFKVKTSKEIFQIIETFSCLSRGMVRLNEGLGRVLAGDILSPEDLPHFPRATMDGYAVRARDTFGASEAVPAWLTLSGEVAMGQEILTPVESGHCFRIATGGMLPPGADAIAMIEHSQTLDHQTIEIFKPVSPLDHIIQVGEDVKKGHPVLTAGRRLRPQDLGLLAGLGILELPVYQQPRVAIISTGDEIVPVEKHPAPGFIRDINAVTVQALAAEAGAVPEFLGRTKDHVKDLETLCRKGLDLADVILISGGSSVGTRDFTLEVIHSFPGADILAHGISISPGKPTLLARVGNKILWGLPGHTASAMVIFSIFVKPCLHQLEGEKALRPIPKGKARLTRNIASAQGREDYIRVSIQEKETGWEATPILGKSGLISTMVRADGIIKIDQNCEGLEKGEWVEVLLF
- the moaA gene encoding GTP 3',8-cyclase MoaA, whose protein sequence is MLLDPYNRRLNYLRISLTDRCNLRCVYCMPEQGVPKFIHEDILSYEELLRLARLSVRLGIEKIRLTGGEPLVRKNLLNFIASLREIPGIRDISLTTNGVLLAQQAQALWEAGVKRINISLDTLVAKKYAEITRFDFFDQVWKGIQEAERIGFSPIKINVVALKGINDDEILSFGRLSYEKPYHIRFIEFMPVGQENGWKTERFLSSEETLTQLQELGPLFPVNGHGLDGPAKRMAYAGARGEIGLISPISEHFCPTCNRLRLTAEGLLRVCIFSDTESDLRTPLRQGASDEVLEAVIKEAITRKPKEHPVELSPLPRKCQRQMSKIGG
- a CDS encoding DUF1992 domain-containing protein, which codes for MFFSHIIAERKIQEAIRNGELDNLPGKGKPLQLEDDSGIPEDLRLAYKILKNADCLPPEVELKKEIVRLRDLLEGIEDVDEKYRLMKKLNFQIMKLNTMRPVSPLLEENQVYYEKVVEHLSPKPSDKKQG